Proteins co-encoded in one Natronorubrum daqingense genomic window:
- a CDS encoding isochorismate synthase — translation MDHSSGDRRLAGVEPADGPPSFVSHSRELEDVSFGAIVDTDAESRILWSTPDGVEIVGRGVGARFSARGPNRFDQIRTRTRRTFDALEHTGPAVARPRAFGGFAFHEEHVPETLWNGFDAASFVIPETLVVRSDDGTWLTTLGEDSARAQERLESWSQRLAELPSMKPTAASPGIASTERPTSRADWATQVETALERIDRGSLRKVVLAQSLSVDLEHSIDVPGTLERLRREYPNCYRFLGGYEGGGTFFGAPPERLVSKRGNQVETEALAGSVQRGDSPEADRAFADRMAESEKVQHEHELVVDAIRSQLTPLTRTLAVEEQTIRRLANIQHLQTPITGVLEDDRHVLDLVEALHPTPAVGGVPPGSAFETIRDAETFDRGWYAAPIGWFDGAGDGEFAVGIRSGLAREDTVTLFAGNGIVADSDPTDEWEEVQLKFRPILDELR, via the coding sequence ATGGATCATTCGTCGGGCGACCGTCGACTGGCGGGGGTCGAGCCAGCCGACGGCCCGCCCTCTTTCGTCAGCCACAGCCGCGAACTCGAGGACGTCTCCTTCGGCGCGATCGTCGATACGGACGCCGAGTCGCGGATCCTGTGGTCGACGCCCGATGGTGTGGAGATCGTCGGCCGGGGTGTCGGTGCTCGATTCAGCGCCCGCGGCCCAAACCGATTCGATCAGATTCGAACTCGCACACGACGGACGTTCGACGCGCTCGAGCACACGGGCCCAGCCGTCGCCCGGCCTCGTGCGTTCGGCGGGTTTGCATTTCACGAGGAACACGTGCCGGAAACACTGTGGAACGGGTTCGACGCGGCGTCGTTCGTCATCCCCGAAACGCTCGTCGTTCGCAGCGACGACGGCACCTGGCTGACGACGCTCGGCGAGGATTCGGCACGCGCACAGGAACGACTCGAGTCCTGGAGTCAGCGACTCGCCGAGTTACCGTCGATGAAGCCGACGGCGGCGAGCCCCGGTATCGCGTCGACCGAGCGCCCAACCTCGAGAGCGGATTGGGCGACACAGGTCGAAACCGCCCTCGAGCGAATCGATCGGGGCTCGCTCAGAAAGGTCGTCCTCGCACAGTCGCTCTCGGTCGATCTCGAGCATTCGATCGACGTTCCCGGGACGCTCGAGCGACTCCGTCGCGAGTACCCGAACTGTTATCGGTTCTTGGGGGGCTACGAGGGAGGCGGGACCTTCTTCGGTGCCCCACCTGAACGGCTCGTCTCCAAACGCGGCAATCAGGTCGAAACCGAAGCGTTGGCTGGATCGGTACAGCGAGGCGACTCGCCCGAAGCGGACCGGGCGTTCGCGGACCGGATGGCAGAGAGCGAAAAAGTCCAGCACGAACACGAACTCGTCGTCGACGCGATTCGGAGCCAACTCACACCGCTCACGCGAACGCTCGCAGTCGAGGAGCAGACGATCAGACGACTCGCGAACATTCAACACCTTCAGACGCCGATCACAGGCGTTCTCGAGGACGACCGACACGTTCTCGACCTCGTCGAAGCGCTCCACCCGACTCCCGCCGTGGGCGGTGTCCCGCCGGGATCGGCTTTCGAAACCATTCGGGACGCCGAAACGTTCGACCGGGGCTGGTACGCCGCCCCGATCGGTTGGTTCGACGGTGCTGGCGACGGCGAGTTCGCCGTCGGCATTCGCTCGGGACTCGCTCGCGAGGACACGGTCACGCTCTTCGCGGGCAACGGAATCGTCGCCGACAGCGACCCGACGGACGAGTGGGAGGAAGTACAGCTCAAGTTCCGACCGATCCTCGACGAACTCAGGTGA